Proteins found in one Aspergillus puulaauensis MK2 DNA, chromosome 8, nearly complete sequence genomic segment:
- a CDS encoding PAP/25A associated domain family (COG:D;~EggNog:ENOG410PG71;~InterPro:IPR002058,IPR043519;~PFAM:PF03828,PF19088,PF01909), with protein MVTVTDGNDSLSSRPGEQSPIASGNPSTMPWNINNEESTETPNRPPLTSQQSNSLPSTPYQHARKISFHSRSPSPHHGSTSPRSTHSESTHIPPSSRKPFTGCKYETAMSFFRRRMPYSLGADLLPEEKEGLKPRLRPEEEKKLSTDMLEVYKDLLPSGESDSRRRRLVRKLEDLFNQQWPGCEIKVRVFGSSGNKLCSSDSDVDICITTTCKELEHVCLLADVLAKNGMERVVCISHAKVPIVKIWDPELRLACDMNVNNTLALENTRMVRTYVEIDDRVRPLAMIVKHWTKRRILNDAGLGGTLSSYTWICLIINFLQTRDPPILPSLQARPHKKRLTADGLVCSFDDDLDALVGYGNQNKQSLGELFFQFFRYYGHELDYEKYVISVREGRLISKEGKGWHLLQNNRLCVEEPFNTIRNLGNTADDTSFRGVHMELRRAFKCISDGSFEDCCQKYEYPPEAERSWERPPPQPRPVVTAPPPSSSRGGRGGRGGRQQNQYNRGGHSGGRRSSNTGNKNHFRQPNGGISASELSLQAQHAQHLLHDHLYQQIQILQAQEQELRLQLQNQALLTGRPPPVLIRQPFIQFPVPSQETSGDDGSRSRSGSRSSAVNQQQPINVPGRQNVYYNSAYLPVTVPGGPGSSTNPPSPSATAAMPDLRRNPRRSSVANGSPGGSTRAQSQPARPVNSLPSFAPLYSISQSTDNPQSSKPRNTPGSPDDSQSEDGASVSNSLPNRTLFMEDGRPNDYMGYYLGSSPQLHAYHQNAMLSPLPSSLGLALPNGNIIPFYGNPQEYLSAATGAEAYGQSFDNGPLSSPKSGQGQQRTGARTAASSDRGGPLIVDGSVPPSEQRISLPSENYDPYGLMSHCPSNSDDQNTDTPASVSDSFSQDFQDSSSVEIDSNPFFSRQAVDSNTMGTSPDIFLNGQSGKHSLLSSRLQGLHVSNGEKLAESPSKTAQEKSKGPQSHRDFAEREAPRHKNSSTADKGQSFSSFATAAEAHTAPPNGKRRHHGSDVPEKTNGSTHKGKPRNRSDAPQSQNTGPADQKERTGGPSRKSNGVGSAAQDSSFAHSNTAWQTTKRKNKKNNKFNSDHRHGMYNGVEPLPVDESMRKGG; from the exons ATGGTCACAGTTACCGATGGGAATGACAGTCTATCGTCTAGACCGGGTGAACAGTCACCGATAGCGTCGGGAAATCCTTCGACTATGCCGTGGAATATAAACAACGAAGAGTCTACAGAGACGCCCAATCGACCTCCGTTAACCTCACAACAGTCTAACTCCCTCCCTTCTACACCCTACCAGCATGCCCGGAAAATCTCTTTCCACTCCAGATCGCCTTCGCCTCATCATGGAAGCACCTCACCCCGGTCAACGCATTCGGAGTCGACGCATATCCCTCCGTCCTCTCGGAAACCATTTACGGGATGCAAATATGAGACTGCCATGTCATTTtttcggaggaggatgccaTACTCGCTGGGTGCCGACTTGCTGccggaagaaaaagaggggCTCAAACCACGACTTCGAccggaggaggaaaagaaactctCTACCGATATGCTGGAAGTGTACAAGGATCTGCTCCCCTCAGGGGAGAGCGACAGTCGGAGACGGAGACTTGTCCGTAAGCTGGAGGATCTCTTCAACCAACAGTGGCCTGGATGTGAGATCAAGGTTCGCGTTTTTGGATCGTCCGGGAATAAACTATGCTCAAGCGACTCGGATG TTGACATCTGCATTACCACTACTTGCAAGGAACTAGAACATGTGTGCTTGCTAGCAGATGTTCTTGCCAAAA ATGGGATGGAGCGAGTCGTTTGCATCTCCCATGCGAAAGTTCCGATCGTGAAAATCTGGGATCCAGAGCTACGCCTGGCTTGCGACATGAATGTTAACAATACGTTGGCGCTGGAGAATACGCGGATGGTTCGAACTTATGTGGAGATTGATGATCGAGTACGACCCTTGGCGATGATTGTCAAACACTGGACAAAGCGCAGGATACTCAATGATGCTG GTCTCGGTGGCACGTTGAGTTCCTACACCTGGATTTGTTTGATCATCAATTTCCTCCAAACTCGAGATCCTCCGATTCTACCTAGCCTCCAGGCTCGACCGCATAAAAAGAGACTGACTGCTGACGGATTGGTGTGTTCATTCGACGATGACTTGGATGCCTTGGTGGGATACGGAAACCAAAATAAACAGTCACTAGGGGAACTTTTCTTCCAATTTTTCCGCTACTATGGCCACGAACTAGATTACGAGAAATACGTCATCTCCGTGCGAGAGGGAAGATTAATATCCAAAGAGGGCAAGGGCTGGCACCTTTTGCAGAATAATCGTCTTTGTGTCGAGGAGCCTTTCAACACGATACGAAATTTGGGAAATACCGCCGATGATACATCATTCAGAGGCGTTCACATGGAGCTGCGCAGGGCATTCAAGTGCATTTCAGATGGTAGCTTTGAGGATTGCTGTCAGAAATACGAGTACCCCCCTGAGGCCGAGCGCTCATGGGAGAGGCCACCCCCCCAGCCACGGCCAGTTGTGactgcaccaccaccgagtTCCTCGCGGGGTGGTCGCGGCGGCCGAGGTGGGCGACAACAGAATCAATACAATCGTGGTGGGCATAGTGGTGGCCGTCGAAGTTCTAACACTGGCAACAAGAATCATTTTCGCCAGCCCAATGGCGGAATCAGTGCGTCAGAACTTTCCCTTCAAGCACAGCATGCCCAGCACCTGCTCCACGACCACCTGTACCAGCAGATACAGATTCTTCAAGCGCAAGAACAAGAGCTACGATTGCAACTGCAAAATCAGGCTCTGCTTACGGGACGGCCACCGCCTGTGCTTATTCGGCAGCCTTTCATCCAATTCCCAGTACCCTCCCAGGAGACTTCCGGCGATGACGGCTCGCGGTCAAGATCCGGTTCAAGGTCAAGTGCAGTAAACCAGCAGCAACCTATCAACGTACCGGGCCGACAAAACGTGTATTATAACTCCGCATATCTACCAGTTACAGTTCCTGGAGGACCAGGAAGCAGTACAAACCCGCCATCGCCTTCCGCCACTGCCGCAATGCCTGATCTTCGCCGTAACCCACGTCGATCATCCGTTGCCAACGGCTCCCCCGGAGGTTCTACGAGAGCTCAATCACAGCCCGCCCGTCCTGTTAATTCCCTTCCGAGCTTCGCTCCCCTATATTCGATCTCCCAATCAACAGACAATCCCCAGTCTTCGAAGCCGCGAAATACGCCCGGTTCCCCCGATGATTCGCAAAGTGAAGATGGTGCATCTGTGTCCAATAGCCTGCCAAACCGTACGCTGTTCATGGAAGACGGTCGACCGAATGATTATATGGGATACTACCTCGGCAGCTCGCCCCAACTCCATGCCTACCACCAAAACGCTATGCTCTCGCCCTTGCCATCTTCCCTCGGGCTAGCATTGCCCAACGGTAACATTATACCCTTTTACGGAAACCCACAAGAGTACCTGTCGGCCGCTACCGGAGCTGAAGCTTATGGTCAGTCGTTCGACAATGGGCCTCTGTCATCTCCCAAGTCTGGCCAAGGGCAGCAAAGGACGGGCGCGCGAACGGCCGCCTCGAGCGATCGTGGGGGTCCATTAATCGTGGATGGATCGGTGCCGCCAAGTGAACAACGAATTTCGCTTCCGTCTGAAAACTATGACCCCTATGGCCTGATGTCCCACTGTCCATCAAATTCTGACGATCAGAATACCGATACTCCTGCTAGTGTGTCGGACTCGTTCTCTCAGGACTTCCAGGACAGTAGCTCGGTAGAGATTGATTCGAATCCCTTCTTCAGCCGCCAGGCTGTGGACTCAAATACAATGGGAACCTCCCCGGATATTTTCCTCAATGGACAAAGTGGCAAGCATAGCCTACTCTCAAGCCGACTCCAGGGTCTCCACGTTTCAAATGGCGAGAAGTTAGCTGAATCACCTTCAAAGACCGCGCAGGAGAAATCGAAAGGACCCCAATCACACCGCGATTTTGCCGAAAGAGAAGCTCCACGTCACAAGAATTCCAGTACGGCTGATAAAGGGCAGTCGTTTTCAAGCTTTGCGACGGCCGCAGAGGCTCACACGGCGCCGCCCAATGGCAAGCGTCGGCACCATGGCTCTGATGTGCCAGAGAAGACTAATGGATCCACTCACAAGGGCAAGCCTAGAAACCGTTCAGATGCGCCGCAATCACAAAACACTGGGCCAGCTGATCAAAAGGAACGGACTGGCGGGCCTTCACGAAAATCGAATGGTGTTGGCTCAGCAGCTCAGGACTCCAGTTTCGCCCACTCCAATACTGCCTGGCAGACAActaaaagaaagaacaaaaagaacaACAAATTTAACTCGGATCACCGACATGGAATGTACAACGGTGTGGAGCCTCTACCGGTGGACGAGTCTATGAGGAAGGGCGGTTAA
- a CDS encoding uncharacterized protein (COG:S;~EggNog:ENOG410PWUW), whose product MAYYEPQGWQAPSSRQASWEQPVPPSRSGSSSVSQRDDIPAFSSQFDEVDRAIDNLVKSGKLWAAPRRDSMPLMMGRPHPEYDPRMPNPAQRHHSISDFDGARMHPTPPNVQGFYASQRFQGRPNEVDQMMQAKRRMAAQRERELRNYHQEQQYNRSLLAEMSAGKSDRSISPAAVNEESRRDLLARQHRALYGNESPAFFPPNTFAEDGSRPESQAGMRGASPRSVDPFSQASIPGGPDSISQASAGPTGIQSPSRANSTSSPSSGINPVFGEQPVTSASSPSADSPSSRQANSKANAGPIGSVGPIGSRPAQQTGPSQAPNPALNKRSTTPLPSPLGFGFTPGESISDRSVSSAANPVTSTAGPSGVKDASGGVGLGWSNTSGVWGSKTGLGVQASVWG is encoded by the exons ATGGCTTATTACGAACCTCAGGGCTGGCAGGccccttcttctcgccaGGCGTCCTGGGAGCAGCCAGTCCCTCCGTCGCGATCAG GATCAAGCTCGGTCTCCCAGCGTGACGATATCCCCGCGTTCTCCTCTCAATTTGACG AGGTTGATCGCGCCATTGATAACCTCGTTAAGAGCGGAAAACTATGGGCCGCCCCCCGAAGAGATTCGATGCCGCTGATGATGGGCCGCCCCCATCCTGAATACG ACCCGCGCATGCCCAACCCAGCACAGCGCCATCACTCGATTAGCGACTTTGATGGTGCGCGGATGCACCCGACTCCCCCGAATGTGCAAGGCTTTTACGCCTCGCAGCGGTTTCAAGGACGCCCGAATGAAGTGGATCAGATGATGCAAGCAAAGCGTCGGATGGCGGCACAGCGTGAGAGGGAACTCCGCAACTATCATCAGGAGCAGCAGTACAACCGAA GCCTTCTCGCCGAAATGTCTGCTGGCAAGTCCGACCGCTCGATCAGCCCGGCCGCCGTGAACGAGGAAAGTCGTCGggatcttcttgctcgcCAACACAGAGCCTTGTACGGCAACGAAAGCcccgccttcttccctcccaACACTTTTGCAGAGGATGGCTCTCGGCCCGAGAGTCAGGCTGGTATGCGTGGCGCTTCTCCCAGAAGCGTCGACCCATTCAGCCAGGCTTCAATTCCAGGCGGCCCCGATAGTATCTCTCAGGCTAGCGCCGGCCCGACTGGCATCCAATCCCCTTCGCGTGCGAACAGCACCTCCTCCCCGAGCTCTGGTATCAACCCCGTGTTTGGTGAGCAGCCCGTGACCTCCGCCTCGTCTCCCAGTGCGGATTCCCCATCCTCTCGACAAGCAAACTCGAAAGCGAACGCCGGCCCCATCGGCTCTGTTGGTCCCATCGGATCTCGCCCGGCTCAGCAGACCGGCCCTTCCCAAGCGCCGAACCCAGCTTTGAACAAGCGATCGACGACTCCCCTACCCTCGCCCTTGGGGTTCGGTTTCACACCGGGTGAGAGCATCAGCGACCGCTCTGTGTCGTCTGCGGCCAACCCTGTGACTTCCACTGCTGGTCCTTCTGGCGTGAAGGATGCATCCGGTGGCGTTGGGCTTGGTTGGAGCAACACCAGCGGTGTATGGGGCTCTAAAACTGGATTGGGTGTCCAGGCTTCAGTCTGGGGTTAA
- a CDS encoding bifunctional triacylglycerol lipase/ester hydrolase (COG:S;~EggNog:ENOG410PPWA;~InterPro:IPR019363,IPR029058;~PFAM:PF12697,PF10230;~TransMembrane:1 (o217-236i)), whose amino-acid sequence MSLPKPHITPDSFFHKTSPPACLAPSPSSCPTTIYFISGNPGLISYYHPFLSLLSKNLTSASSPGQNSFHVFGHSLAGFELEPAPSPKTNAGTEKVKTKQPPGTSGDYYYNVEDQIRFVQARLEAHMAALRTESASSSASASGTDAPSQRPRVILMGHSVGTYIAMEVLRRHRENQTTTTTAAAAAGDSGFDIVGSIMLFPTVMDIANSPAGRKLTYLLRFIPQLALVVSLFARLLTSILPNSIIRAAVRSVMQSPPETAVDATTAFLKSKRGVRQALHMGADEMRTITTDKWSDDVWGVSKAKEGPQPQQQLLTRLFFYFGRNDHWVAEQTREEIIAARGAVQNGPKMIVCEESLPHAFCLRHNETMANKVADMVQEILE is encoded by the exons ATGTCGCTCCCCAAACCGCACATAACCCCGGATAGTTTCTTCCACAAAACATCCCCACCGGCCTGCCTTGcaccctccccctcctcctgtCCCACAACCATCTACTTCATATCCGGCAACCCAGGACTAATATCCTATTACCaccctttcctttccctgcTAAGCAAGAACTTAACATCAGCCTCATCTCCAGGCCAAAACTCATTCCACGTCTTCGGCCACAGCCTTGCAGGGTTCGAGCTGGAGCCCGCACCATCACCCAAAACTAACGCCGGAACCGAAAAGGTAAAGACAAAACAACCACCGGGAACTAGCGGCGACTACTATTACAATGTCGAAGACCAGATCCGGTTCGTGCAAGCGCGTCTAGAGGCGCACATGGCTGCTCTGCGCACAGAGTCCGCCAGCTCTAGTGCTAGTGCTAGTGGTACAGATGCGCCGAGCCAAAGACCGAGAGTGATTCTCATGGGCCACTCGGTGGGGACTTATATCGCGATGGAGGTTCTACGACGACATCGCGAGAACCAAACGACTACTACTaccgctgctgccgccgctggTGATAGCGGCTTCGACATCGTCGGCAGCATCATGCTCTTCCCAACTGTAATGGATATTGCGAATTCGCCGGCGGGCCGGAAGTTGACG TACCTCCTACGCTTTATCCCGCAACTGGCACTGGTCGTGTCGCTGTTCGCTCGACTTCTAACGTCTATCCTCCCCAACTCCATTATCCGGGCTGCTGTCCGATCCGTGATGCAGTCCCCACCGGAGACAGCTGTGGATGCGACTACCGCGTTTTTGAAGAGTAAACGGGGTGTGCGGCAAGCTTT ACATATGGGCGCAGACGAGATGCGCACTATCACCACAGATAAATGGAGTGATGATGTCTGGGGAGTATCTAAAGCTAAAGAAGGCccacagccgcagcagcaattACTGACGCGGTTATTCTTCTATTTTGGCCGGAATGACCACTGGGTTGCGGAGCAGACGAGGGAGGAAATCATTGCGGCGCGGGGAGCGGTGCAGAATGGTCCTAAGATGATTGTTTGTGAGGAGTCGCTGCCGCATGCGTTTTGTTTGA GGCACAATGAGACTATGGCCAATAAAGTGGCTGATATGGTTCAAGAAATACTAGAGTAA
- a CDS encoding uncharacterized protein (TransMembrane:1 (o35-55i)) yields MLASVCVGSHFQLIRGVQVFNMTGLPTNMAEATCFFFLLLFFFFCSFLFGTGFLGSKMVTLLSLSVWNWVMGERNLGSRQTSKELLEFDLSRISTVFMFALVCL; encoded by the coding sequence ATGCTTGCGAGTGTATGCGTCGGCTCTCATTTCCAGCTCATCCGGGGGGTTCAGGTGTTCAACATGACTGGGCTGCCTACAAATATGGCTGAAGCTacgtgtttttttttcttgctcttgttctttttcttttgcagttttctttttggcaCTGGGTTTTTGGGAAGCAAAATGGTTACTCTTCTCTCATTATCTGTTTGGAATTGGGTTATGGGCGAAAGGAATTTGGGGAGCAGGCAAACATCAAAAGAGTTATTGGAGTTTGATCTGAGCCGCATTTCTACTGTGTTCATGTTTGCCCTGGTCTGCTTATGA
- a CDS encoding Dcp1 family protein (COG:S;~EggNog:ENOG410PQW4;~InterPro:IPR010334,IPR011993;~PFAM:PF06058;~go_function: GO:0008047 - enzyme activator activity [Evidence IEA];~go_process: GO:0000290 - deadenylation-dependent decapping of nuclear-transcribed mRNA [Evidence IEA];~go_process: GO:0043085 - positive regulation of catalytic activity [Evidence IEA]) — protein MASRRARRPNNNNHHHNQNSGHHNHQSHSQGYFQGPGYDSDFQAYLSDPQQLIEQQNQSMVSAPPRTNEDLNLSVLQRHNPAVKSIQSIAPFAVVYTFSPSTRQWEKTGVEGTLFVCQLVAGSLGEERYSVFVLNRRGLNNFDLPLTDNENVEITEEYIILKSDTNPEPDTSRANSHIRIYGLWVFSEPPPSSTSETRNINAQVIRECASIAGQSLKLARDRLEAASQNGLHAAVTAASTTADPLDEMQASVPMGRQISLRDLFGQERAQDDAWSVRAHSQPAQGQAPALDGPPIEPNLQQPDVLGDLFRRSGLAYRTGPNS, from the coding sequence ATGGCGTCACGCAGGGCTCGTcgacccaacaacaacaaccaccaccacaatcaGAACAGCGGTCATCACAATCACCAGAGCCACAGCCAGGGGTACTTCCAAGGTCCGGGCTACGATTCAGACTTTCAGGCTTACCTCTCCGATCCACAGCAACTGATCGAACAGCAGAATCAAAGCATGGTTTCGGCCCCTCCGCGCACAAATGAGGACCTGAACCTTTCCGTCTTACAGAGACACAACCCCGCAGTGAAGTCGATTCAATCCATTGCGCCGTTTGCGGTCGTTTACACATTCAGTCCATCTACACGGCAGTGGGAGAAGACCGGGGTTGAGGGCACTCTCTTTGTTTGTCAGTTAGTTGCGGGAAGTCTTGGGGAAGAGCGATACAGTGTGTTCGTGCTGAACCGACGTGGACTGAACAACTTTGATCTTCCATTGACGGACAATGAGAACGTGGAGATCACGGAAGAATACATTATTCTCAAGTCCGATACCAACCCTGAACCTGATACCTCCAGGGCGAACAGCCACATTCGCATATACGGCCTTTGGGTCTTTTCCGAGCCCCCTCCAAGTTCCACGTCAGAAACACGGAACATCAATGCCCAGGTTATTCGGGAATGCGCTTCTATTGCTGGCCAAAGTCTGAAATTAGCGCGCGATCGACTTGAAGCCGCGAGCCAAAACGGCCTCCATGCCGCTGTAACAGCTGCTTCGACCACCGCGGATCCATTGGATGAGATGCAAGCCAGTGTTCCGATGGGCCGCCAAATTTCCCTCAGGGATTTGTTTGGGCAGGAAAGGGCGCAAGACGATGCATGGAGTGTGAGGGCACATAGCCAACCAGCACAGGGGCAGGCCCCTGCGTTGGACGGGCCGCCTATTGAACCAAACCTACAGCAGCCGGATGTCTTGGGGGATCTTTTTCGAAGAAGCGGGCTAGCGTATCGAACCGGGCCGAATTCTTGA